GGCTTTCAATTTTGGTCAGGTTGATATTACGCTGGGCAAACTCTTGAAGAATGCGATATAAACCTCCGGGCACATCACGGTCTGTGGCAAAAACAATGGATACTTTTGTACCCTTTTCTAAAAGCGGTTTGTTGTCAATTATCAAAAACCTGGTCTGGTTATTATTGATATCACTGATATTACTTTGTAGTACAGCCAGACCTAATTGCTTCAGATTATAATCGCTGCCGATAGCCGCTATGGTTTTATCTTTTTTTTCAGCCACAAGTTGCGTTGCTGCTGCAGTGCTCTGCGTATATTCAATATTGGCTCCAGGTAGTGCTGTTTTCAGAAACTTACGGCACTGGGCAATTGGCTGGGCCAGAGAAACAACTGTTTTTATATCCTTCAATTTTGTTCCGGGAAGGCCAATCAGGTTATGGTGAATATTCATATCCAGCTCGCCTATGATGCTGATTTTATTGC
This portion of the Candidatus Margulisiibacteriota bacterium genome encodes:
- the pheA gene encoding prephenate dehydratase, giving the protein MSIRFACLGPAGTFSDQAARLYLALKKEKADVVYLPTIDDVLISIEENKNDQAIVPVENLVEGSINETLDFLAKSNKISIIGELDMNIHHNLIGLPGTKLKDIKTVVSLAQPIAQCRKFLKTALPGANIEYTQSTAAATQLVAEKKDKTIAAIGSDYNLKQLGLAVLQSNISDINNNQTRFLIIDNKPLLEKGTKVSIVFATDRDVPGGLYRILQEFAQRNINLTKIESRPTKDYLGTYLFFLDFQGHLLQNEVREALDNIRKKTTFFKILGVYEVVSEC